Within the Candidatus Methylomirabilis tolerans genome, the region CTCCCGCGGGAGTGTCACGCGATCACTGAGGAGATCCAAGCTCTTCCGTATTGGCTGTGAGAGCGGCAGATTGATACCCGCGTTGAGAAGGATCTGTATGATCCCTTGCGCGTGTCGCCGGAGGGCATACGGATCTTCCGACCCGGTCGGTATGAGTCCAATGCCGAAGCAGCCGCAGATAGTGTCGAGCCGGTCGGCAATCCCCACTAGGGCGCCAACCAGTGATTCCGGGAGCCTGTCGCCGGCAAAACGAGGGAGATAGTGTTCCTCAATCGCCTGGGCCACAACGGCAGGCTCCCCGGAGAGCTGCGCATACTCACGGCCCATGACCCCTTGCAGGCTTGGGAACTCCTTGACCATCGTGGTCACGAGGTCAGCCTTGCACAACTGCGCCGCCCGACAGGCATCATGCGCAAGGTGCGGGGCAACCTGCTCGGCCAGGCAGGCGGTCAGCTCCGTCAGCCGACCGACCTTTTCGAGCATGGTGCCAAGTCGCTCCTGAAAGGTAATCCCCTTCAGTTGAGGAACTCGCTCGCAAAGCTGGACCCTGCGATCCTCCTTAAAAAAGAAGGCGGCGTCCTTGAGACGCGCCCTTAGGACCCGTTCGTTGCCGGCACGGATCAGGTCCATATCCTTTGCCTTCATGTTGGAGATTGTCACGAAATAGGGAAGGAGCTTGCCGGCGTCGTCTGTTACCGGAAAGTAGCGCTGGTGCTTTCGCATGGGGGTCATGATCACCTCACGCGGTAAGCTGAGATACTCCTGTTCGAAGCCACCGCACACCGCGGTAGGGTATTCCACCAGACTGGCCACCATCTCCACCAACTCATCGTCGAACACCGGTTTCCCGCCGACTGTGGCTGCGGCCTCCTTGGCCAACCGTGTCACCAGCTCGCGGCGACGGTGCTGGTTGACGATGACATACCGCTCTTCCAGTTTCTCAATATAATCCTGGAAGCTCCTGACGCGGATCTGGCTACGGCTCAAGAATCGGTGACCGTACGTCTTGTTGCCGCTCTTGACCCCGTCAATTTCAAAGGGGATCACCCGGCCACTGTACAGGGCAACGAGCCACCGGATCGGGCGGACAAACCGGAATGTGCCTTGCCCCCACCGCATCGACTTCGGAAAGGAGAGCGACGTAATCAGGCGGGGCAGGACAACCGGCAGGATCTCGTCCAGACGCGCGCCCTGCTCTACGATGGCAGCCACAACATACTCTCCCCGATCAAGCGTCTTTACTTGGAGCTGCTCCACAGGGACGCCCTGTGCCCTCGCGAAGCCAAGTGCGGCCTTGGTCGGATGGCCTTCCTGATCGAACGCCGTCGCCCTGGGTGGCCCAACCACCTCACGAACCAGATCGCCTTGATTCTGGTCCAGCCGCTCCACATGCAAGGTAAGGCGCCGAGGAGTACCGAATGTGCGCACGCCGGTAAAGGCGATGCGGTGCTCTTCGAACAGGCGACGTGCCTGTGCCGCCAGATCCTTCAGCGCTGGTGCTATGTAACTGGAAGGGATCTCCTCGATGCCGATCTCAAACAACAGGTCTTGAGTCATCAGGGACTATCCTGCATCATGGGGTTAAGACTGCCACGCCTTCATGAGTGGGAAGCCGACCTCCTCCCGCTGCTTCAGATAGGCTTCCGCGCAGCGGCGGGCGAGGTTTCGGACGCGACCGATGAAACTGGTCCGCTCAGTGACACCTATGGCCCCCCTGGCGTCCAAGAGGTTAAACGTATGAGAAGACTTGAGACAATAGTCGTATGCCGGAAGCACCAGCCCCTTCTCGATCAGGCGGAGACCTTCCCGTTCATACTGGTCGAAAAGCTGAAACTGAAGCGCCACGTCGGCTTCCTCAAAGTTGTGGACCGACCACTCCACCTCGCTTTTGTGATGGATATCGCCGTAGGTCACGCCCTTGACCCACGTCAGATCGTAGACGCTGTCCACTCCCTGCAGGAACATGGCGATTCGCTCGATCCCATAGGTTAACTCTGCAGAGACCGGTTTCAGATCGACGCCTCCAGCCTGCTGGAAGTAGGTGAACTGGGTAATCTCCAAGCCGTCCAGCCAGACCTCCCAACCGAGACCCCAGGCGCCAAGGGTCGGCGACTCCCAGTCGTCCTCCACGAAACGGATATCGTGTCTGAGCGGGTCGATACCGAGGCTTCGAAGGCTGTCCAGGTAGATCTCCTGAATGTTGTCAGGGGATGGCTTCATAATGACCTGATACTGGTAGTAGTGCTGGAGACGATTCGGGTTCTCACCGTACCGTCCATCGGCAGGGCGCCGGGTCGACTCGACATAGGCGACATTCCACGGCTCAGGCCCCAGGACACGCAGAAAGGTCGCCGGATTCATCGTCCCAGCGCCCACTTCAACGTCGTAAGGCTGCTGGATGACACACCCCTGTTCCGCGTAAAATCGCTGCAACGCGAGAATCAATTCCTGGAACGTCATCACCTGTTCTGCTGAGTTTTTCACGATCATGTCCGTGTGTTTGAGAAAGCGAGAGAAGGGAGATGCACAACCTATAATGTGGCAGCTTGCTTGAAAAGCCTAAACGCGATAGAGGCTAGCAACTTAGCCTCCAGTCTGTCAAGGGAAAACCTCGGAAATCATGGAGTTTCTACCCAGAGGTTGGGTACTGTCCTCATTTCGATTCAAATGCCTCCTTGGGGGTCATTGCGCCGGATGCCCTGCCACGCGCGTCATTGCGAGGAAGCGAACGCGACCGTGGCAATCTCACAGGTGTTAGCGTGCCTCGCTGTACTCGCAATGACCGAGCAGGAGCGCCATTTGGGAGAA harbors:
- the glyS gene encoding glycine--tRNA ligase subunit beta, whose amino-acid sequence is MTQDLLFEIGIEEIPSSYIAPALKDLAAQARRLFEEHRIAFTGVRTFGTPRRLTLHVERLDQNQGDLVREVVGPPRATAFDQEGHPTKAALGFARAQGVPVEQLQVKTLDRGEYVVAAIVEQGARLDEILPVVLPRLITSLSFPKSMRWGQGTFRFVRPIRWLVALYSGRVIPFEIDGVKSGNKTYGHRFLSRSQIRVRSFQDYIEKLEERYVIVNQHRRRELVTRLAKEAAATVGGKPVFDDELVEMVASLVEYPTAVCGGFEQEYLSLPREVIMTPMRKHQRYFPVTDDAGKLLPYFVTISNMKAKDMDLIRAGNERVLRARLKDAAFFFKEDRRVQLCERVPQLKGITFQERLGTMLEKVGRLTELTACLAEQVAPHLAHDACRAAQLCKADLVTTMVKEFPSLQGVMGREYAQLSGEPAVVAQAIEEHYLPRFAGDRLPESLVGALVGIADRLDTICGCFGIGLIPTGSEDPYALRRHAQGIIQILLNAGINLPLSQPIRKSLDLLSDRVTLPRERVAQEVMEFLSARLQAILIERGVPGDLVEAALSVDAERVPDAGKRAEALAAFRREADFTELAVTFKRVIKILPKGFSKSVDPRRFVSSAERALHSEATTLRTETEHLIQAGDYARALQLIAAIRPIVDMFFEEVLVMAEDRDLQENRLAILKEVADLFCGIANFSKITAS
- the glyQ gene encoding glycine--tRNA ligase subunit alpha; this encodes MTFQELILALQRFYAEQGCVIQQPYDVEVGAGTMNPATFLRVLGPEPWNVAYVESTRRPADGRYGENPNRLQHYYQYQVIMKPSPDNIQEIYLDSLRSLGIDPLRHDIRFVEDDWESPTLGAWGLGWEVWLDGLEITQFTYFQQAGGVDLKPVSAELTYGIERIAMFLQGVDSVYDLTWVKGVTYGDIHHKSEVEWSVHNFEEADVALQFQLFDQYEREGLRLIEKGLVLPAYDYCLKSSHTFNLLDARGAIGVTERTSFIGRVRNLARRCAEAYLKQREEVGFPLMKAWQS